A genomic window from Lineus longissimus chromosome 17, tnLinLong1.2, whole genome shotgun sequence includes:
- the LOC135501615 gene encoding uncharacterized protein LOC135501615, with amino-acid sequence MYTSKSCTKRGEEFDISLYNEHKYIQLLNTEILPEPLYFTGSLYYHVLNNAIIGCDSKRKKMVMIHMSKTASKFTYRKLRSTVSRYFRALGEYMTYFIIETFNNLNPKLMDMAAHFVGDVLVPGTDPCRVTRSSHIGVTVFGDMAVTYCPLWAQGATGKISRYNLNRKKKGHKLYLKDGTLLFAEKGFAYRVWIPSGILLIVHLETTVDPITLKASISFSLKTKLCGLVPHQHVRAKGLQFRLVSAVIWDNVLQKVIVIAQTQKRYQGTKTTFLGIDMKDGLLDIRSGFENLHGLDIPLGSKYIIFFDKLSGNMHYIPFHKKGRRGRDMYFQNIEVYQRIYNKTTPYA; translated from the exons ATGTACACATCAAAGTCTTGCACAAAG CGAGGCGAGGAATTCGATATTTCATTATACAATGAACACAAATACATCCAACTATTGAACACAGAGATTCTACCAGAACCCTTGTATTTCACAGGTAGTCTATATTATCATGTTTTGAATAACGCCATCATCGGTTGTGATTcaaaaaggaagaaaatggTTATGATACATATGTCAAAAACTGCCAGTAAGTTTACCTACAGGAAGTTGCGGAGTACAGTCAGCAGATACTTCCGGGCACTTGGTGAATATATGACCTACTTTATTATTGAAACATTTAACAATCTAAATCCCAAACTTATGGACATGGCCGCGCATTTTGTTGGTGATGTACTTGTCCCAGGAACTGACCCTTGCCGTGTAACGCGGAGCAGTCACATTGGAGTAACAGTTTTTGGCGATATGGCAGTAACATACTGTCCCCTGTGGGCACAGGGGGCAACAGGAAAAATATCAAGATACAATCTTAATCGGAAGAAAAAAGGCCACAAATTATACCTCAAAGATGGTACTTTACTGTTTGCAGAAAAAGGCTTTGCTTACAGAGTATGGATCCCAAGTGGGATTCTTTTAATAGTACATCTAGAAACGACCGTTGATCCAATTACGCTGAAGGCGAGCATTTCCTTTTCGCTTAAAACTAAATTGTGTGGCTTGGTTCCTCATCAGCATGTCAGAGCCAAAGGATTGCAATTCAGACTTGTTTCAGCAGTCATTTGGGATAATGTATTACAGAAAGTGATCGTAATTGCTCAAACGCAGAAACGGTATCAAGGCACAAAGACAACATTTTTGGGAATTGATATGAAAGATGGGTTATTAGATATTAGAAGTGGCTTCGAGAATCTCCATGGCTTGGATATCCCCCTTGGCTCAAAATATATTATTTTCTTCGATAAGTTGAGCGGTAATATGCATTATATTCCTTTTCACAAAAAAGGACGAAGAGGGAGAGACATGTATTTCCAAAATATTGAAGTGTATCAAAGAATATACAACAAGACGACACCCTATGCATAG